The Microcystis aeruginosa NIES-843 sequence AATGCGGTGTCGGTTGCTTTCCAAGGGTTCACCATCATCAAAAATTAAGTCTGTGGGGGGTGGGGGGGGTTCCCAGAAGTCCTCGAAATCTTCTTCTATCAGTGCCGGAGAGGTGGCAGTTTCGTCGCTTTTGGCAATCGTCATTTTTTCGGCCTCTCTAGGTGGGAGTATCCATGTTTTTGACTCTCGATCGATTCTATGATAACTTCATTGCCAACTTGATCATCTTTGCTCAAAAATATTGATGAATAAGCAAAAATTTTTTAACTCGCCGCAGTCTTATTAGCAGCGTTTGCGCCGAAGTGCCGGGGCCTGAGATAATCAGATAGCTATTATCTCAAAAACTATCACCATGACGATCGATCCGCAACAACTCATCGAACTAGCTCTCAAATCGGGAGCGGTGGCAGCCGAAGTTTATCAATCTTCCTCCCTTTCCCATCCCGTTTTTTTTGAGGCTAATCGTCTCAAACAGTTAGAAAGTTCCGAATCCGTGGGAACTGCCTTGAGATTATGGCGCGAGGGTTGTCCGGGGTTAGCGGTGGGTTATGGTGATGTGGAACCGGAAATTTTAGTAGAAACGGCGTTAAATTTATCCTATCTCAATGCCCCAGAAGAAATCGAATTTTCGGCACCACGACAGGCAATTTATGACCCGATTGGGCAAGATGTGGCGGTAGAATCTTTAATCGAGATGGGTAATCAAATGATTGGCCATATTCGCCAAGTTTATCCTGAGGTTATTTGTAGTGGTGAATGGGAATGTGAACGGGAAATCACCCGTTTAGTTAATTCTCAGGGTTTATATTGTCAATATACCGATACAGCTTTGAGTTATTATCTGGGGATTGAATGGGTACGGGGGGAGGATTTTCTAGCGGTTTATGATGGAGAATATACTCGCAGTACTCCTCATCCCGAAACGGTAATTAAACAGTTATTGCAGCGACTACAATGGGCAGCCAATAATGTGGATAGTCCCACGGGGAAATTACCAATTTTATTGACCGCTAATGCAGTTACCCTGTTATGGGGTACGGTGGCGATGGCTTTAAATGGGAAACAGATCTTAGAAAAGTCTTCGCCCTGGAGTGATAAAATCGGTCAATTGGTGATGTCAGAAAAGTTGACTTTATCCCAACAACCCCAGCGAGAACCCTATAGTTGTCCCTTTGATGATGAGGGAACTCCCACTAAATTTTTATCTTTAATTGAGGGAGGTAGAGTTAAGGAATTCTATAGCGATCTTACCACGGCAAGATTATTAAAAACTCCTCCGACGGGAAACGGTTTTCGTCCTAGTTTAGGCGTTTATCCTCTGCCAGATTTGGTTAATTTAATCGTTGCACCGGGAGAGGGAACTTTAGAGGATTTAATCTCGCAAATAGACGAAGGCCTAGTTATCGACCAAATTTTAGGTCATGGGGCGGATATTTCGGGCGATTTTTCTGTCAATATCGATCTGGGTTATCGCATAGAAAAGGGCAAAATCACCGGACGAGTTAAAGATACAATGGTGACGGGAAATGTTTATACAGCTTTGCAGAATTTAATCGCTCTGGGGGCCGATAATCAATGGAATGGCTCCTGTTATACTCCCTCGCTAATTGTTGATAGTTTATCGGTGGTGGGGTAAAAATGTGGCGTTGTCAAATTGAAAGATGCTCCTAATCAGCACCGGAACTGAAATCACTAGGTGTAGGGCTAATTCATGAATTAGCCCTACAATAGGCGTTGTCAAATTGAAAGATGCTCCTAATCAGCACCGGAACTGAAATTAACTCCCCCTACTTTTTGGGGTTAATTTTTTTGGGCTTTATTTGACCTGAAAAGAGGGGGGTCGCAGGCTGGCACGGATTCCCATTCTATAAGAAATTATCTGTCAAGTTGCGGGGTTTTGTCAAGCTTTTTGGGAAAAAAATTTAACCGACACTCAAGGGGAGAGAATTGTGGGCAGAGATATTATTTAATCTCCCCTTTGAGTCGGCATTTTTCAGCCCGGGATTAACGCTTTAGTTGCCGAGGCACCAAGGCGATTTAATTGCCGATTAATTTGCCATCCGAGGAGGGTTAAACCCAACCACTGAGTGAAGATTGCTAAAGCGAAAGAGGGAAGTGTAGCGTATTTAGTAGCGGCAATGGGAAGAAAAGTAAAAAACCATAAAAGCGGAGATTGACTGGGATTAACTCTCAAGACAGCAAAACAGAGGAAGGGGAAAATAATCAAAATGCCGATGCTAGTAGCTGCCAGCAAAGCGCGTTTATTTGTGCTGGCTAACATCAATAATTGGGCGATAGCGGCATAGACTAAAATCATGTTCATTGCCAAGAGAAACCCGGCTGCAGTGGCTAGTTTATATTGATCGAGAGGGGCGATAAAAATAGCGGGAAGGATGAATAAAATAGCAATAGCGACGTTAACAGCCATGGCTAGGGTAGAAGGACTTTTTTCGCCAAAGATTAAAGCTTTCCCCAGACTAATGCCCTTTTTTCCTTGCAGATGACGATAGCGCGCCCAATCTTGGAGAGTTTGACGGGGGGGAGTGAGGGCAAAAAGGATTAACAAGCCAAAAATTGCCACAAAAACGCTAAGAATCACAAAATTATCGAAAATATAGCTCGGTTCCAGAGTTTGGAAGACAAAACCTAGGCTAATAGCACTAAAACAGCCCATCATCCAGTAACTTTGGGGTTTACTAATAAGAGTAGCGAGGGGATTATGGAAGCGACGCTGGAGAATTCTGGTTAACCCGTAGGTACAGAGGGCAAAATTGAGCAAAATTAAGCTAATACCCACTATAACCGATTGCCAGAGAGATTGACCGTACCAACGCAGATCGAAGATTTGTGAGATTCCTAGATAACGTACCGCATCGGGGGGGAGAAAGGTAGATTTAACTAGATAGGGGAGGACAAAACTAGGATTAAAGAGAATTAACCAATCAAAGGGGGTACGACCGTTAGGGCCCGATAAAGTAAAAATACTGCTATAAAACACAAAGAATAAGACCGTAGCACTGCCTAACCAGGGTTGAAATCCCCCTAACCATGGCGTGGCTAAAGCGAAACTAAGGGCGGCATGATAGAAAAAGGCACAACTAGCGATCAAAACCGCGTAGAAGGCTAAAATTAACGACAAGGGAATACCTGCTAATAAACCCGCTCCCAAGTGAAAGGGTAAAGCGAGAAGACAGACGAGATAGAGGAGAATGGGAACCCCGAAAATTTTGCCGATAAAAATCGTTCTGGCGGGTTGGGGACTCAGACGGATAAAATTAAGTGTACCCCGGCGTTCTTCCCCGGAAAGATCGGCGATTAATTGATAGGTTCCCACCACCAAAAGAGCGAAAATGCCGGTAATACTCAGAAAAGTGAAGATATCTAACCACCATAACCGGGAGATAATCATCCATTGACCATTTAAGTCTTGGATGCAGTATTTAATCCCACTATGGAGATAATAATCGTTGTTATTGGGGGGATTAGCGGTACAGTAACGACTAAATCCCGCCGCTACTGGCAAGAGATTTTGATAGTATAAATAAACTAATAATTGACCAACTAGGGAGATAATCGAGGCGATCGAGATATTTTTCGGGGTTAATCTTCCTTGCCATTCTCGCATAATTTGCGGGTTGGTTTCCGTAAGGCGATCGATTATTGTCGCTATCATATTTTTGTCCTCTCTACAGCCGTTATCAGGAGCTAATCCTAGATTAACCGCTCAACTAAACTTACTCAAACTTACTTAAAAGCCTGAAAGCTTAGTCATTCGTAGTTCGACTGGCTCACTAACAAGTGGGTCAAGCACTACAGGGTTAAACGGCAAACCCTTTATTCCCTGGTCAATGACATCAGGAATTACTTTTCTAATGATGTTAAATGCCCCATTGACATCGGCATTTAACAACTGATTTGTTCCCATTTTATAAAGTCCCCTAGCTAACCTTTTTCCCTTAAATAATGGTTTTTCTTCACCATATTTAGGTAACTCATCCCTATCTAAAGCACTGGATTGTGAGGTATAGGATTCTTCAGTTATTATGACTTTTATCCCTTTTAATTGAGCTTTATAGGTTAACATTTCTATTAATCTATTATGGGGAATATTGACAAATTGTTGATTATTCCTTTTTCCTAGATTAAGAGATTGTTTCATCCGCTCATTATGCCCAATTATTAACGTCCCTATTTGATGA is a genomic window containing:
- a CDS encoding TldD/PmbA family protein — encoded protein: MTIDPQQLIELALKSGAVAAEVYQSSSLSHPVFFEANRLKQLESSESVGTALRLWREGCPGLAVGYGDVEPEILVETALNLSYLNAPEEIEFSAPRQAIYDPIGQDVAVESLIEMGNQMIGHIRQVYPEVICSGEWECEREITRLVNSQGLYCQYTDTALSYYLGIEWVRGEDFLAVYDGEYTRSTPHPETVIKQLLQRLQWAANNVDSPTGKLPILLTANAVTLLWGTVAMALNGKQILEKSSPWSDKIGQLVMSEKLTLSQQPQREPYSCPFDDEGTPTKFLSLIEGGRVKEFYSDLTTARLLKTPPTGNGFRPSLGVYPLPDLVNLIVAPGEGTLEDLISQIDEGLVIDQILGHGADISGDFSVNIDLGYRIEKGKITGRVKDTMVTGNVYTALQNLIALGADNQWNGSCYTPSLIVDSLSVVG